The following coding sequences lie in one Cryptococcus tetragattii IND107 chromosome 7, whole genome shotgun sequence genomic window:
- a CDS encoding arginase encodes MLSRVSPSLRQSLAAPLRASRMDTLSIQKAFTHSSTPRNHHITARPSSDKGLTSPTYNYKFLNKPATASLVGCPFSGGQGRAGVDLAPNKLVSAGLVEQISGLGWNVHYESHQNFLDIPYNPLPSSSPVASHDGPSTHTTTAQGEKMVQRLPDPDIGNMKKPRLVSAVNEMVAKEVGDIAEKGWLPVTLGGDHSLAMGTIAGTKRKYPNAGVIWVDAHADINTPLTTETGNLHGCPVSFLLGLDGCDVEPFNKWLKPCLKPEDIVYIGLRDIDDAEKKILKENKIKVFTMHHVDKYGIGKVMELALQHINPSGDRPLHLSFDVDALDPTVAPSTGTPVRGGLTFREGHYITEVVAETGCLVALDIMEVNPSLLDPRSVEKTVAAGCSLTRASLGETLS; translated from the exons ATGCTCTCTCGcgtctctccttctcttcgtcagTCTCTTGCTGCCCCGCTGAGGGCATCCAGGATGGACACTTTGTCTATCCAGAAAGCGTTCACCCACTCCTCAACACCTAGAAACCATCATATCACCGCTCGACCTAGCAGTGATAAGGGTCTTACCTCGCCTACTTACAATTATAAGTTTTTGAACAAGCCTGCTACTGCCTCT CTTGTCGGATGCCCTTTTAG CGGTGGACAAGGTCGAGCCGGTGTCGATCTCGCCCCAAACAAGCTCGTCTCTGCTGGTCTCGTCGAGCAAATTTCAGGCCTCGGCTGGAACGTTCACTACGAATCCCATCAAAACTTCCTCGACATTCCTTacaatcctcttccttcctcttcccccgTCGCTTCCCACGATGGCCCCTCTACGCATACTACCACCGCTcaaggggaaaagatggtTCAAAGGTTGCCGGACCCTGATATCGGAAACATGAAGAAACCTAGATTAGTTAGTGCGGTGAATGAGATGGTAGCCAAGGAGGTTGGGGATATTGCGGAGAAGGGATGGCTGCCTGTGACTTTGGGAGGCGACCACAGTTTGGCGATGGGCACTATTGCTGGTACTAAACGCAAGTACCCTAACGCTGGTGTGATCTGG GTTGATGCTCATGCCGATATTAACACCCCACTGACCACGGAGACTGGCAACCTCCACGGCTGCCCTGTATCTTTCCTCTTGGGTTTAGATGGCTGTGATGTCGAGCCTTTCAACAAGTGGCTTAAACCTTGTCTAAAGCCCGAAGATAT CGTCTACATCGGTCTCCGAGACATAGATGACGCCGAAAAGaagattttgaaggagaacaaaATTAAGGTTTTCACTATGCACCACGTCGACAAGTATGGCATTGGCAAAGTCATGGAACTTGCGCTTCAGCATATCAACCCCAGCGGCGATCGACCCCTTCACCTCAGTTTCGACGTTGACGCTCTTGATCCCACAGTTGCTCCTA GCACTGGTACCCCTGTTCGAGGTGGTCTGACTTTTCGCGAAG GCCATTACATTACCGAGGTTGTTGCCGAGACCGGCTGTCTCGTCGCTTTGGACATCATG GAGGTCAATCCTAGCCTGCTTGACCCCAGGTCCGTTGAGAAgactgttgctgctggcTGTTCCCTCACGAGAGCGTCTTTGGGTGAGACTTTGTCGtaa
- a CDS encoding glutamyl-tRNA(Gln) amidotransferase subunit B, mitochondrial, protein MITLIRRRVSHPSGPLRWSRCFATSTKKGDEGYQTVIGLEIHAQIKTGRKLFSKASTSYGHVPNTNVDVHDAAFPGTLPVLDLNAIRLSIMTALALNCHINPRSTFDRKHYFYHDIPASYQITQHYNPLARNGHLEIRAGDNGSNRTFDIGIKQLQVEQDTAKSQTVGDAVLVDLNRAGTGLMEIVTEPDMRSPEEAGAFVKKLQGLLRRVGSADGDMEKGNLRVDVNVSVHKPGMPFGKRCEIKNVNSVRFLQAAIESERRRHIAHYSTSPSEPLVQETRGFNELTLQTYSLRSKEEAADYRYMPDHNLPAIVIDDEYLDTLRKKLPEMPWQSVERLLEAYGVTKRDAETLLGLDEYGAQGMTYFEEVVKQDKKIAKKAINWIAHELLGQLGKANRPWTTTIIPAPLMRELVVAVENREITGTTGKAIIKHLVSLPESASFPSSFADLLAKLGLTPSPASVEDVTETCKKAINNQPKAVADFKKGNEKVVMRLVGEVMKLSGGKADAMKAKGILLDLLKE, encoded by the exons ATGATTACCCTTATAAGGCGGCGTGTTTCCCACCCTTCTGGACCGCTACGCTGGTCTCGCTGCTTTGCGACTTCCACCAAGAAGGGAGACGAAGGGTATCAAACTGTCATCGGTCTTGAAATTCATGCTCAGATCAAAACTGGGAGGAAACTCTTCTCAA AAGCTTCTACGTCCTATGGACATGTGCCTAATACGAATGTCGACGTCCATGATGCTGCTTTCCCTGGGACTTTACCT GTTCTAGACCTCAATGCTATCAGGCTTTCCATTATGACAGCGCTTGCACTCAACTGTCACATC AACCCTCGTTCAACATTCGACCGTAAGCACTACTTTTATCACGACATTCCGGCATCCTACCAAATTACTCAGCATTACA ATCCCCTTGCTCGGAACGGCCATCTCGAAATACGAGCAGGTGATAACGGATCTAATCGTACCTTCGATATCGGCATCAAGCAGCTGCAAGTTGAACAAGATACAGCGAAGTCCCAAACAGTCGGCGATGCAGTGCTCGTTGATCTGAACCGTGCTGGCACGGGTTTGATGGAAATCGTGACGGAGCCTGATATGCGATCACCGGAAGAGGCAGGAGCCTTTGTAAAGAAGCTACAGGGTTTATTGAGAAGAGTGGGGTCTGCAGATGGAGATATGGAGAAG GGTAATCTGAGAGTCGATGTCAACGTCTCAGTCCACAAGCCCGGAATGCCCTTTGGGAAAAGATGTGAAATAAAAAACGTCAACTCTGTTCGCTTTCTCCAAGCAGCCATTG AGTCTGAGCGTCGGCGACATATCGCACACTACTCCACAAGTCCATCTGAACCGCTTGTCCAAGAGACTCGAGGATTCAACGAACTCACATTGCAAACGTACTCTTTGCGCtccaaggaagaggctgcGGATTATCGTTATATGCCTGATCATAATCTGCCAGCCATAGTCATCGACGAT GAATATCTTGACACGCTCCGCAAGAAGCTTCCAGAGATGCCTTGGCAAAGTGTCGAACGACTCCTCGAGGCTTATGGTGTAACCAAAAGAGATGCGGAAACTCTTCTTGGCTTAGACGAATATGGTGCTCAAGGGATGACGTACTTTGAGGAGGTTGTTAAACAGGATAAAAAGATTGCAAAGAAAGCTATCAATTG GATCGCACATGAACTCTTAGGCCAACTCGGCAAAGCCAACAGACCCTGGACAACGACCATCATCCCAGCTCCGTTAATGCGTGAACTCGTGGTCGCTGTAGAGAACCGCGAAATCACCGGTACCACTGGTAAAGCTATCATCAAGCACCTTGTCTCCTTACCCGAATCCGCCTCgttcccttcatcctttgcGGACCTTCTTGCCAAGCTTGGCTTGACGCCCTCTCCTGCCTCTGTTGAAGATGTCACAGAAACTTGTAAAAAGGCCATAAACAACCAACCCAAGGCGGTAGCGGATTTCAAGAAGGGAAATGAAAAGGTGGTGATGCGCTTGGTAGGAGAGGTTATGAAACTGTCTGGTGGTAAGGCAGATGCGATGAAGGCGAAAGGCATCTTGCTGGATTTGCTCAAggagtga